A genomic window from Populus alba chromosome 19, ASM523922v2, whole genome shotgun sequence includes:
- the LOC118038464 gene encoding uncharacterized protein, translated as MFFDKGSMQSNLDCFLHCTTPLVPSQSLPKREIRNLNRLWHPWERDTVEYFTLGDLWNCYDEWSAYGAGVPIALDNGETLVQYYVPYLSAIQIFTSNSPVNSFREDTESGDGETRDSFSDSWSDDSESDKKCRCDGCSSEGGSEQDNPCPRNDRLGRLYFQYFERSTPYGRVPLMDKINEFARRFPGLMSLRSVDLSPASWMAIAWYPIYHIPMGRTIKDLSTCFLTYHTLSSSFQDMDVEDDIESPEKKRKEGENITLPPFGLATYKMQGNVWVSGNCGRDQDRLVSLLSVADSWLKQLWVEHHDFNYFTGTRRGQYHNLKDFTFETSP; from the exons atgttttttgaCAAAGGGTCAATGCAATCAAACCTCGATTGCTTCCTTCATTGCACAACTCCGCTGGTCCCATCTCAATCCCTCCCCAAG aGGGAGATTAGGAATCTAAACAGACTATGGCACCCATGGGAGAGAGACACAGTGGAGTATTTTACTCTGGGTGATCTATGGAATTGTTATGATGAATGGAGTGCTTATGGGGCTGGAGTTCCTATTGCTTTGGACAATGGTGAAACCTTGGTTCAATACTATGTGCCTTACCTCTCTGCTATCCAAATTTTCACAAGCAATTCTCCAGTCAACAGTTTCAG GGAAGACACTGAGTCTGGTGATGGCGAAACGAGAGACTCTTTCAGCGATTCGTGGAGTGATGATAGTGAGAGTGACAAGAAATGCAGGTGCGATGGATGCTCTTCAGAAGGAGGGTCCGAGCAAGACAACCCTTGTCCTAGAAATGATAGACTGGGGCGCCTATATTTTCAATACTTTGAGAGATCAACTCCTTATGGAAGAGTTCCTTTGATGGACAAG ATTAATGAATTTGCTCGACGATTTCCGGGTTTAATGTCATTGAGAAGTGTAGATCTTTCACCGGCTAGCTGGATGGCAATTGCCTG GTACCCTATCTATCACATTCCAATGGGAAGAACCATAAAGGACTTGTCCACATGCTTCCTCACTTACCACACCCTCTCATCATCTTTTCAAG ATATGGATGTAGAAGATGACATTGAGAGTCCGGAGAAGAAGCGAAAGGAAGGGGAAAACATCACTCTCCCTCCATTTGGTCTGGCCACTTACAAGATGCAAGGGAACGTGTGGGTCTCAGGCAATTGCGGTCGGGACCAAGATAGGCTAGTGTCACTTTTAAGCGTGGCAGATTCATGGCTAAAGCAACTATGGGTCGAGCACCATGACTTCAATTACTTCACGGGGACTAGGCGTGGCCAATACCATAACTTAAAAGATTTCACTTTTGAAACTTCCCCTTAA